The DNA region AGTTAACGCCAGTAGTTGCATTGGGGACAAATACTAAATCCTGGACATCAGCACCCACAAAGGCCGCCAGCTTACCTCTAGCATCGTCTAGCAGGGGTTCCCACTCCCTACCAAAAAAGCGTAGGGGTTCTTGTTCGAGTTGCGATCGCAGTCTTTGTTGAAACTCCAGAACTTGTTTAGGACAAGCACCAAAAGACCCATGATTCAGAAACGTCACAGTCGAGTCAAGCGACCATAAATCTCTGATGGATAATCTAGAATCCAAAATTTAAAATCCAAAATTGATAAACTCCCCAGGCCGGATTCGAACCAGCGACCAATCGATTAACAGTCGATCGCTCTACCACTGAGCTACTGAGGACCACTCACGATTTATAATCTTAGGACTAAAAATAGTATTTGGCAAGTACTTTCGCCAATATATTTTTTTAGATGCTTAATTTATAGAATTTTTGCAGCCAAAACCGATTCAGGAACTTAAGCAGAGACTGTTAAATCCTAATATCTACTATAATCCCATTCGTAATTCAGCCAAACGCTGCCGCGCCTTAGCATCAATAGCATTAGCTAAAAACCTACTCTTGGATTGTTTGCGTGTATGGTACTTTTGTCGCATCCGACAAACGGTAGCTTCTACTTCCCCACAAAGTTGTTGTGCCGACAACCATTCAGCCCCATACCCTTGTATCATCAACTGCTGTGCCCGATCTGATGTAGCAACAATTACACGAGAAATCAAAGATTGAGCTATTTGGTGGCGGAAAGAAGCGCAGGATTTTTCAATATAAGTATCTGCTGTTTGCCCAAAATCAGTGTAATAAACAGACAAAAGCTCAGTAATAATTTCTTTATTACTAGAGCAATTCTGATATTGAGCATCAAAAACTATCTGAGTTGTGTAACCTTGAAACGCGCTATAACCAGTCATTGCTTCCACAAGTTCGCCCCGTGCGGCCTCTAGTCCAACGCTATCACGCGTTTTTTTAAGGCAAGGCCAAGCGCCTATTATATTGTAGCCGTCTACTAACAAAACGGCTTGGAGTAAAGAACGGGGCATGGTTTTTGATCACAATTTTCTAGAGTTAACAAAATTCATTCATAAGTTTTATAATAATTGATGCATAGTCTGTAACACTATGCTACACAGAATAAAATACGGCAGCCTTACAAAACTAAAACTTAAGACAGACGTACAAACTTAAAACGCGCCTTTGTTTTAAAAGGCGCGTTGCAGTTCTTTTTTAGAAGTAATGAGAACGAAGAGTGCTGAGTTAAAAAACCACCTACAAAGAGCGAAGCATCTACGGGCATGAAAGCCTGAGTACTTTTTACTTAACTCAACACTCAGCACTGGCTCAACCATAGCTATCCGCTAACAGCACTTAATTAAGAGGCTTCGCTGTGTACCTCCATTAGACATTGTTTGAGGCGTTGAGGTTCACCCCTATCTACGAGAGAGCCTTTTTCTAGCAAGAAAGCGCCATCACAATAATTTAACTCGTCTAATCGATGTGTCACCCACAGAGCCGTAATACCTCGACTTTTGACAAGGCGGCGCACACCAGCCACCAAATCCAACTGACTATCTGGATCTAGTAAGGCAGTGGGTTCATCTAATAATAAGACTTCACAGCGACGGGCGATCGCACCAGCGATCGCTACTCGCTGTTTCTGTCCCCCAGAGAGTGCATAGATAGGACGTCGTAGGAGGGCAAGCAAATTCACCGCTCCTAGTGCCTCCTCAACCCTTGCTCTAGTGGCAGCAGGCGGTAACTTTTCTTCCACCAATCCAAAAGCCACATCAGCACCAACCGTTGGCATTACCAGTTGATGATCCGGATTTTGGAAGACAAAGCCAACAGGATGCAAAACCTGAATTTCCCCAGACTCAGGAGCTAGTAGCCCCGCCAGTAGTCTAAGTAACGTTGATTTCCCACTGCCATTTGTACCCAAAAGCATCCAAAATTCGCCCTTTGGTACTTCTAAAGAGCAAGATTTGATAACTTTCTCTCCATTAGGCCAATTGAAATTTAAATCCTTGACCTGAATGCCCATTTGAGCCATTTGTCAACCTTGGTTACTCAGCAGCTACAGCGAAAAATCCAGGTGGTCTACCACCACCAGGGGTTGTACCATCTTTCTGAACAATCTGCACCCCAGAAATTTCACTAGCGCGGACAGCAATTTTTTTCTCTGTCTTGCCCTCGCACTTGAGTTCCACAATGTCAGGGTTACCAGAGCGTATTGCTGCCAAAATCAGCTGATAGACAGCCTCAGCATCCTCTGCTGACTTACGTTGTACAGAGATAGGGAAAGCAGTGTTTCTGATGCTTAAATCGATGGTAAACATTTAGCAATAATCAAATTTAACTGTGGACTCATTTTAGCGTCAGCTGACTGATTCTAGGAAAATGGGCATTGGGCATTGGGCATTGGGCATGGGGCATGGGGCATGGTGAAGAGGACTTGGGGACAAGGAGAATTAGGGACAAAGGGAAAGACTTGTTGCTAGTTATCACTCAAGTCACTTTGTCTCCTTGTCTCCTTGTCTCCCCTGCTCCCTCATCTCCCCACTCCCACCTCATCTGAATCAAAAATAAATTTTTATTACAAAACCCCTAGAAAAATTAACGATTTACACCTAATATGATTAAAGGTGTGTAAAAAATTGTAAACTAGGTTAACAACCCGGTTAACTTTCTGCTTATGGAAGGCTTTTATTTAGCCATCTATAATACAGATACAACCTGTACTTATAAACATTTGGAGATTTGCTCTAATGACCATCGCAGTTGGACGCGCCCCTAGTAGAGGGTGGTTTGACGTATTAGACGACTGGCTCAAGCGCGATCGCTTCGTATTCGTAGGTTGGTCAGGGATACTATTGTTTCCCTGCGCCTTCCTAGCACTAGGCGGTTGGCTGACCGGTACCACCTTCGTCACCTCTTGGTACACCCACGGGTTAGCCTCCTCCTACCTAGAAGGCTGTAACTTCCTGACAGTGGCAGTATCCACCCCCGCCGACAGCATGGGACATTCCCTATTGCTGTTGTGGGGACCAGAAGCTCAAGGCAACCTGACCCGTTGGTTCCAATTGGGTGGTTTGTGGCCATTTGTGGCTTTGCACGGAGCCTTTGGTTTGATTGGCTTCATGTTGCGGCAATTTGAAATTGCTCGTCTAGTAGGTATCCGTCCTTACAACGCCCTGGCCTTTTCCGCTCCCATTGCAGTATTCGTCAGTGTATTCCTGATGTACCCCTTGGGACAATCGTCATGGTTCTTTGCACCTAGCTTTGGCGTAGCTGCTATTTTCCGGTTCCTATTATTCCTGCAAGGGTTCCACAACTGGACACTCAACCCCTTCCACATGATGGGTGTTGCGGGTGTATTGGGTGGTGCTTTGTTGTGTGCCATTCACGGAGCCACAGTGGAAAATACCTTGTTTGAAGACGGAGATGGTGCTAACACCTTCCGCGCCTTCAATCCAACCCAGTCTGAAGAAACCTACTCAATGGTGACAGCAAACCGTTTCTGGTCACAGATTTTCGGTATTGCTTTCTCTAACAAACGCTGGTTACACTTCTTCATGTTGTTCGTGCCAGTCACAGGCTTATGGATGAGCGCCGTCGGCATCGTCGGTTTGGCACTCAACCTGCGGGCTTATGATTTCGTCTCCCAAGAATTGCGGGCGGCGGAAGACCCTGAGTTTGAAACCTTCTATACCAAAAACATTTTGCTTAACGAGGGTATCCGCGCTTGGATGGCTCCTCAAGATCAACCCCACGAACAATTTGTATTCCCTGAGGAAGTTCTACCTCGCGGTAACGCTCTCTAATATTAAAAGCCGACCCATGACTTAAATTAGGGTTGTGGTTGCTGAAAATTGACACCAACCAGATTAAATAATCTTTTTTGCATAAGCCAAAAAAGTGTCAATATTTCCCATTCTCCAGTCATCTCCCGCCTTTTGGTGGGAGATTTTTTTATATATCGTTAATATCTCTAAATTTATGTGTTATCTTGAATAAAGGTTATAAACCCAGAGTAAATGCTCTGCCCTTTTGAGACTAAGACCGCTTAGGCAACAAGGAGGTGATGCCCATGATAGAAAGTAGTAAATGCATGGGTCATCAGGTTGCAGTTAGCCGGCTGTGCGCCGGGGCTGTTCTCTAAAAGTTAGCCTTAGTTATCTTTGAGATACTAAGTTAGCTCAAGTAGCTAGGCAAGCTCGGAGTTCCTTCCGGCAGTCTGGTTGCAACCTGAAGACCCGCTAGACCGCTTTGAGTTAGATCATCCGATATAACTCAGAGCGGATAGTTTTTTATGGATAAATTTTATCAACAAGAAAACTCTCTTTACGAAGCTGTGATTATTGCTTACTACAAGCCAGTAGAATCTACATGAAACGTACTGTTAGTATCCCAGTTGATTTACCATCGGATAAATTTTTACCTTTGATGAACCAGTGTGCAGAGATATTTAACGCACACGTTGACTGGGCTATTGCTAAGAGTAGTTACAACAAAAATAAGGCACACAAGGAACTGTATCACTTGTTAAGAGTTCAGTATCCGTGTGTGCCTTCTGCGCTATTGCAAACAATCAGAGATAACGCACTTGAAGCTATCAAAGCTACAAAATTCAAGAGCATTCCCAAGAAAAAACCAACATCGGGATTAAGGTACGATAAACGCACAATGACGCTAAGAGGAAAGCAATTAACCCTCTCGTGCATTGGGAAACGAGTCACTTTAATTCTTGATGTTCCTGAATATTTTCAAGAAGTGTTTGAAACTTGGGAATTTTGCGGTGCAACTGTTACCTGTACTAACAACACCAAGCAATTCTGGGTGAGATTGGTTTTTGAGACAGAAGACCCGCAACAGATAGAAGGACAAATTCAAGGAATTGACCGAGGCTTGTATCATCAAGCTGTTACCAATGATGGTCAATTTTTCAGTTCTTCTAAAATCAGGGAAGTACAAAGACGTTATTTACATAATCGTCGTAAACTCCAGCAAAAAGGCACTCGCAGTGCCAAACGTCGTTTAAAGGCGATGTCTGGACGCGAGAAGCGGTTCATGCGG from Nostoc commune NIES-4072 includes:
- a CDS encoding NYN domain-containing protein, encoding MPRSLLQAVLLVDGYNIIGAWPCLKKTRDSVGLEAARGELVEAMTGYSAFQGYTTQIVFDAQYQNCSSNKEIITELLSVYYTDFGQTADTYIEKSCASFRHQIAQSLISRVIVATSDRAQQLMIQGYGAEWLSAQQLCGEVEATVCRMRQKYHTRKQSKSRFLANAIDAKARQRLAELRMGL
- a CDS encoding energy-coupling factor ABC transporter ATP-binding protein, producing the protein MAQMGIQVKDLNFNWPNGEKVIKSCSLEVPKGEFWMLLGTNGSGKSTLLRLLAGLLAPESGEIQVLHPVGFVFQNPDHQLVMPTVGADVAFGLVEEKLPPAATRARVEEALGAVNLLALLRRPIYALSGGQKQRVAIAGAIARRCEVLLLDEPTALLDPDSQLDLVAGVRRLVKSRGITALWVTHRLDELNYCDGAFLLEKGSLVDRGEPQRLKQCLMEVHSEAS
- the psbD gene encoding photosystem II D2 protein (photosystem q(a) protein) yields the protein MTIAVGRAPSRGWFDVLDDWLKRDRFVFVGWSGILLFPCAFLALGGWLTGTTFVTSWYTHGLASSYLEGCNFLTVAVSTPADSMGHSLLLLWGPEAQGNLTRWFQLGGLWPFVALHGAFGLIGFMLRQFEIARLVGIRPYNALAFSAPIAVFVSVFLMYPLGQSSWFFAPSFGVAAIFRFLLFLQGFHNWTLNPFHMMGVAGVLGGALLCAIHGATVENTLFEDGDGANTFRAFNPTQSEETYSMVTANRFWSQIFGIAFSNKRWLHFFMLFVPVTGLWMSAVGIVGLALNLRAYDFVSQELRAAEDPEFETFYTKNILLNEGIRAWMAPQDQPHEQFVFPEEVLPRGNAL
- a CDS encoding RNA-guided endonuclease InsQ/TnpB family protein → MKRTVSIPVDLPSDKFLPLMNQCAEIFNAHVDWAIAKSSYNKNKAHKELYHLLRVQYPCVPSALLQTIRDNALEAIKATKFKSIPKKKPTSGLRYDKRTMTLRGKQLTLSCIGKRVTLILDVPEYFQEVFETWEFCGATVTCTNNTKQFWVRLVFETEDPQQIEGQIQGIDRGLYHQAVTNDGQFFSSSKIREVQRRYLHNRRKLQQKGTRSAKRRLKAMSGREKRFMRDTNHCVSKKLVNQPLIAVFVLEDLSSIRTQRRGKKMNKWLGSWAFYQQEQFLAYKAEALGKRVVHQDPRYTSQKCNICKHIRRTNRHKSRFHCKNCGHRTHADLNAAKNVRDDYILSSTQLGTQEQASVNMPYVSADSVG